In Streptomyces sp. P3, one DNA window encodes the following:
- a CDS encoding amino acid permease, whose translation MSRLSPNHHATSRKSDDAYLRELGYEPVLTRRMGPFGNFAISFSVISVLSGCMTLYGFGLNTGGPPVMLWGWLIVGAMVMFIGAALAEVTSAYPTSGALYYQAEQLGGRKWGWYTGWLNLLGLLGAIAGIDYGAALFTGALFNLQWGFVPTPGKIMMIFLCILALHLALNLFGVRLVSILNSISVWWHLGGVTVIVGALAIVPSHHQSSDFVFGEFVNNTGWSPLYASVLGLLLAQYTFCGYDASAHLSEETTDAQVSASRGIIHAIGWSWLAGFVLLAGLTFAIQDYAGTVGTATGVPPAQIFLDALGVAGAKALLLVVIIAQLCCGNAETAAASRMVFAFSRDGALPGSHLWRQVDRRTGTPRMAVLLAVVCAAVLALPSLYSPVAYAAITSINVVGITPAYAIPIYLRIKNRHRFRPGPWNLGNWGVTVGTIAVVWVVFVTVLFCLPQTRPADSGLLSVETFNYAPIALLVVLALAWGWWRKQGSSYEVPAQNFDRSAATYEDEVV comes from the coding sequence GTGTCTCGCTTGAGTCCGAACCACCATGCGACGTCCCGGAAATCCGATGACGCGTACCTGCGGGAGCTGGGCTACGAGCCCGTGCTGACCCGGCGCATGGGGCCGTTCGGGAACTTCGCGATCTCCTTCAGCGTCATCAGCGTCCTGTCCGGCTGCATGACCCTGTACGGCTTCGGCCTGAACACCGGCGGCCCTCCGGTGATGCTGTGGGGCTGGCTCATCGTCGGGGCCATGGTGATGTTCATCGGTGCCGCCCTCGCCGAGGTGACCTCCGCCTATCCGACCTCCGGGGCCCTGTACTACCAGGCAGAGCAGCTCGGCGGCCGGAAGTGGGGCTGGTACACGGGCTGGCTGAACCTGCTGGGCCTGCTCGGGGCGATCGCCGGCATCGACTACGGGGCCGCGCTGTTCACAGGCGCCCTGTTCAACCTGCAGTGGGGATTCGTGCCTACCCCGGGCAAGATCATGATGATCTTCCTGTGCATCCTCGCCCTTCACCTCGCCCTGAACCTGTTTGGGGTCCGGCTGGTCAGCATCCTCAACAGCATCAGCGTCTGGTGGCATCTCGGCGGCGTCACGGTGATCGTCGGCGCTCTGGCGATTGTCCCCTCCCACCATCAATCCTCGGACTTCGTGTTCGGCGAGTTCGTCAACAACACCGGCTGGAGCCCCCTCTACGCGTCGGTGCTCGGTCTGCTGCTGGCCCAGTACACGTTCTGCGGTTATGACGCTTCCGCGCACCTGTCGGAGGAGACGACCGACGCCCAGGTGTCCGCATCCCGCGGGATCATCCACGCGATCGGCTGGTCGTGGCTGGCCGGGTTCGTCCTGCTTGCCGGGCTCACCTTTGCGATCCAGGACTACGCGGGCACCGTCGGCACGGCGACAGGAGTGCCGCCGGCGCAGATCTTCCTCGATGCCTTGGGCGTGGCGGGGGCGAAGGCTCTGCTCCTGGTGGTGATCATCGCGCAGTTGTGCTGTGGCAACGCCGAGACCGCCGCGGCGAGCCGGATGGTGTTCGCGTTCTCGCGTGACGGGGCGCTGCCTGGCTCGCACCTCTGGCGGCAGGTTGACCGTCGCACCGGCACCCCGCGCATGGCCGTGCTGCTGGCCGTCGTGTGCGCCGCCGTGCTAGCCCTGCCCAGCCTGTACAGCCCGGTCGCGTACGCGGCGATCACCAGCATCAACGTCGTCGGCATCACCCCGGCGTACGCGATCCCGATCTACCTGCGCATCAAGAACCGCCACCGGTTCCGGCCCGGACCCTGGAACCTCGGCAACTGGGGCGTGACCGTCGGCACGATCGCAGTTGTCTGGGTGGTGTTCGTGACGGTCCTTTTCTGCCTGCCGCAGACGCGCCCGGCCGACAGCGGCCTTCTGTCCGTCGAGACCTTCAACTACGCGCCGATCGCCCTGCTCGTCGTCCTCGCCCTGGCCTGGGGCTGGTGGCGGAAACAGGGCAGCTCCTACGAAGTGCCGGCCCAGAACTTCGACCGCTCGGCGGCCACGTACGAAGACGAGGTCGTCTGA
- a CDS encoding glutamine synthetase family protein, which yields MTDLRSLVKAGAIDTVLLAIPDLQGRLKGKRYDANHFLKRVAHHGAEVCAYVLATDVDMSPADGFALSSWETGYQDLSVQPALSTLRVVPWLARTAVVLGDAVAHDGTPIEIAPREILHRQLTRMARHGLHPKAGIEAEFVLYRGTYAEAEQAGYQGLQPLATENLDYALDHDPVSDRFFRRLQRALAGAGMPVEAIKTEAGPGQVEVTFPYGPALTACDRHLLFKHAVRTLGSRTGLAPTFMAAPETGRANGLHLHVSLWSKAISQLVEPGGGLSQTGQHAIAGLLAGLPELAPFYAPNTNSYKRFTPGSFAPTTFNWGYDNRTCAVRVVGHGDGLHLEIRVPGADANPYLALSAVLAAIDHGIEQKLTPGPAETGNSYRVGGTSVPPTLADALVAFQKSALTQEAFGTDVVEHYTRLAQLELDHERSLVTDTERRRWLARA from the coding sequence GTGACTGACCTGCGAAGCCTGGTCAAGGCGGGGGCGATCGACACGGTACTGCTGGCCATCCCCGATCTGCAGGGGAGGCTGAAGGGTAAGCGCTACGACGCGAACCACTTCCTCAAGCGCGTCGCGCATCACGGCGCCGAGGTGTGTGCCTACGTCCTGGCGACCGACGTCGACATGAGCCCGGCGGACGGCTTCGCGCTGAGTTCGTGGGAGACCGGCTATCAGGACCTGTCGGTGCAGCCGGCCCTGTCGACACTGCGGGTGGTGCCGTGGCTGGCGCGTACCGCCGTCGTGCTCGGCGACGCCGTGGCCCACGACGGAACACCCATCGAGATCGCGCCCCGCGAGATCCTCCACCGGCAATTGACCCGGATGGCGCGCCACGGGCTGCACCCCAAGGCGGGGATCGAGGCCGAGTTCGTCCTCTACAGGGGCACATACGCGGAAGCGGAGCAGGCCGGATACCAGGGCCTGCAGCCGCTGGCCACGGAGAACCTCGACTACGCCCTCGACCATGATCCGGTCTCCGACCGGTTCTTCCGCCGCCTTCAGCGCGCGCTCGCGGGCGCCGGAATGCCTGTGGAAGCGATCAAGACGGAGGCCGGGCCCGGCCAGGTCGAGGTGACCTTCCCGTACGGGCCCGCCCTCACCGCCTGCGACCGGCACCTGCTCTTCAAGCACGCGGTACGCACCCTCGGCTCGCGTACCGGACTGGCGCCCACCTTCATGGCAGCCCCGGAAACCGGCCGGGCCAACGGTCTGCACCTGCACGTGTCGCTGTGGTCGAAGGCCATAAGCCAGCTCGTCGAGCCCGGTGGCGGGCTGTCCCAGACAGGGCAACACGCCATCGCCGGCCTGCTCGCCGGCCTGCCGGAGCTGGCCCCCTTCTACGCCCCGAACACCAACTCCTACAAGCGGTTCACGCCTGGCTCGTTCGCGCCAACCACGTTCAACTGGGGCTACGACAACCGCACCTGTGCCGTCCGCGTCGTCGGCCACGGCGACGGCCTCCATCTGGAGATCCGGGTGCCGGGCGCGGATGCCAACCCCTACCTGGCCTTGTCCGCGGTCCTGGCGGCCATCGACCACGGCATCGAACAGAAACTCACCCCCGGTCCGGCGGAGACGGGCAACTCCTACCGGGTGGGCGGCACATCCGTCCCGCCCACCCTGGCCGACGCCCTCGTCGCCTTCCAGAAAAGCGCCCTCACGCAGGAAGCCTTCGGAACCGATGTGGTCGAGCACTACACCCGTCTTGCCCAGCTGGAACTCGACCACGAGCGGAGTCTGGTCACCGATACCGAGCGGCGTCGGTGGCTGGCCCGCGCCTGA
- a CDS encoding LuxR C-terminal-related transcriptional regulator: protein MSARQARPSPTSLDLTPAQIRIVQQVAEGKSTDAIASDLTITAGTINVQLKHCGQKFGTRGRAAVVRACFVTEQLRRPEMAILPGAFAEAVIETWRMVAIGATSKEYAARARISHEEALGRVRALRQRVEAENDPHLVTLGWRYGVLSESLLELASGAVLRLRAGK, encoded by the coding sequence GTGAGTGCCCGACAGGCGCGCCCGTCCCCGACGTCGCTCGACCTGACACCAGCGCAGATCCGGATCGTCCAGCAGGTCGCGGAGGGCAAGAGCACCGACGCGATCGCCTCCGACCTCACGATCACGGCTGGCACGATCAACGTGCAGTTGAAGCACTGCGGACAGAAGTTCGGCACCCGTGGCCGGGCCGCAGTCGTCCGCGCCTGCTTTGTCACCGAGCAGCTCCGGCGCCCCGAGATGGCCATCCTCCCGGGAGCCTTCGCGGAGGCGGTGATCGAGACGTGGCGCATGGTCGCCATCGGTGCGACGTCAAAGGAGTACGCGGCGCGCGCCCGCATCAGCCACGAAGAAGCCCTGGGACGAGTACGGGCGTTGCGGCAGCGCGTCGAGGCGGAAAACGACCCGCACCTGGTGACGCTCGGCTGGAGGTACGGAGTTCTGAGCGAGTCCCTCCTCGAGTTGGCCTCCGGCGCCGTCCTTCGCCTCCGGGCAGGCAAATGA
- a CDS encoding aminoglycoside phosphotransferase family protein, with translation MPGALHELVGSVTDRYTVVAEHPRPGDIRPSVWEVNEPGGERWFAKQHAGPKLHRREVDAYQKWTISLGADRAPELVASDAETRAILVTGVPGRSLDTLRLPAEQERKAYEQAGELLARHHAAAADGPMTADLTDDAWGATVAKLLDGAARHVPEYEITLVRALLREVPPRLPQVAAHGDYMPKNWVWDENEQWLRIIDFERAELQAAARRDFSRLRYRILLHRPDLNAAVHQGYGRQLTEDELAACRAYGALDVLDSLSWGIRHHDVGLVDEAHTMLENLRLENRTRAWGGWSS, from the coding sequence ATGCCCGGCGCACTCCACGAGTTGGTGGGATCGGTGACCGACAGGTACACCGTCGTAGCCGAACATCCCCGGCCCGGCGACATCCGGCCGTCGGTCTGGGAGGTCAACGAACCCGGCGGTGAGCGGTGGTTCGCCAAGCAACATGCCGGCCCCAAGCTCCACCGACGCGAGGTTGACGCCTACCAGAAGTGGACGATCTCCCTCGGCGCCGACCGTGCGCCCGAGCTGGTCGCTTCCGACGCGGAGACACGCGCCATCCTGGTCACCGGGGTGCCCGGGCGCAGTCTGGACACGCTCCGCCTTCCGGCCGAGCAGGAGCGCAAGGCCTACGAGCAGGCCGGAGAACTCCTTGCCCGGCACCACGCCGCGGCGGCGGACGGGCCGATGACCGCGGACCTGACCGACGATGCGTGGGGCGCGACGGTCGCGAAGCTGCTCGACGGTGCCGCACGGCACGTGCCGGAGTATGAGATCACGTTGGTGCGTGCCCTCCTCCGGGAGGTTCCGCCGCGTCTGCCGCAGGTCGCGGCGCACGGCGACTACATGCCCAAGAACTGGGTGTGGGACGAGAACGAGCAGTGGCTACGGATCATCGACTTCGAGCGGGCTGAACTCCAGGCCGCCGCCCGGCGGGACTTCAGTCGCCTGCGCTACAGGATTCTGCTCCACCGTCCCGACCTCAATGCCGCCGTCCACCAGGGGTACGGCCGTCAGCTCACCGAGGATGAGCTGGCGGCGTGCCGGGCGTACGGGGCTCTGGACGTGCTCGACTCGCTGTCCTGGGGGATCAGGCATCACGACGTCGGTCTTGTCGACGAGGCCCACACCATGCTGGAGAACCTGCGCCTGGAGAACCGCACTCGCGCGTGGGGCGGGTGGAGTTCGTGA
- a CDS encoding trans-aconitate 2-methyltransferase: MEFVNAFAGTSSYYRRFRPGIPNDLAALLDQAAPTGSPRRLVDIGTGPGLVVRALLPYFDDLFAVDAEPTMLAEAETVLRPVLSTDHRLRTRHALAEDFVPPEGWRPHLVTCGRVFHWLDQPRFLDRISEYVTPDGVVAVFSDRSLWTGDCPWQQAAREVVQEFLGERRRAGDGFFSTVGPPYEEVLRASAFRDVTSTIVPVHRRWSVDQVIGYLYSTSFAAQHLFGDRQDAFEAALTGALAPFAEGGRLPEDNAFTVLTARRTGARRER; the protein is encoded by the coding sequence GTGGAGTTCGTGAACGCCTTTGCCGGCACCTCCTCGTACTACCGGCGCTTTCGCCCCGGCATCCCGAATGATCTCGCCGCCCTTCTCGACCAAGCGGCTCCCACGGGTTCTCCGCGGCGCCTTGTGGACATCGGTACCGGCCCCGGGCTCGTTGTCCGCGCGCTCCTGCCGTACTTCGACGATCTGTTCGCGGTGGATGCCGAGCCGACGATGCTCGCTGAAGCCGAAACCGTCCTCCGCCCCGTGCTCTCCACCGACCACCGGTTGCGGACCCGGCACGCGCTGGCGGAGGACTTCGTGCCCCCGGAGGGATGGCGGCCGCATCTCGTGACCTGCGGTCGGGTCTTCCACTGGCTTGACCAGCCCCGCTTCCTCGACCGGATCAGTGAGTACGTCACACCGGATGGTGTCGTCGCGGTGTTCAGCGATCGCAGCCTGTGGACAGGTGACTGCCCCTGGCAGCAGGCCGCGCGAGAAGTTGTCCAGGAGTTCCTTGGCGAACGCCGGCGCGCGGGCGACGGCTTCTTCAGCACGGTGGGACCACCCTATGAGGAGGTGCTGCGCGCGTCCGCCTTCCGCGATGTCACCTCCACGATCGTGCCCGTCCACCGCAGGTGGAGCGTCGATCAGGTCATCGGCTACCTGTACTCGACGTCGTTCGCGGCCCAACACTTGTTCGGCGACCGCCAGGATGCCTTCGAGGCGGCTCTCACAGGTGCCCTTGCCCCTTTCGCCGAGGGTGGGCGGCTCCCGGAGGACAACGCCTTCACCGTGCTCACCGCCCGCCGTACCGGCGCGCGCCGAGAGAGGTGA
- a CDS encoding phosphotransferase enzyme family protein has product MSEADWGRELTADVLEDRYGFVVDVIEPVPMGTDTINRRVLTADGLRLFVKEYRSLADVDAARAALDMSEYCRAARLPVPRVWPDVDGNLVTISEGRVWAVVDEAPGRVATSAMTGSLAEHIGVVMGRMHRVLAAYPLPKRVQQSRWRAGAIEDAVAKCDSVMAMARRQGQDDLGQLRVDLDHRREDVHGHVCRLREQLPDALVEQALHADLTRTNLIVLANAVTGVIDFRCATGMPVWELGRAAFDPRTVANSPDWAACALAMLRAYHAENPGLPLAEVQSCARVALLYMLFSFYGATTAEYDLPQEAETDLKQHWSERQTTIRRLLNHMGDLDDAFARLGADGGGT; this is encoded by the coding sequence ATGAGCGAGGCGGACTGGGGCAGGGAGTTGACGGCTGACGTGTTGGAGGACCGGTACGGGTTCGTTGTCGACGTGATCGAGCCGGTGCCCATGGGCACGGACACGATCAATCGGCGGGTTCTGACCGCGGACGGCTTGCGGTTGTTCGTCAAGGAGTACCGGTCGCTCGCGGATGTCGATGCGGCACGGGCCGCGTTGGACATGTCGGAGTACTGCCGTGCTGCACGGCTTCCCGTACCGCGAGTGTGGCCCGACGTGGACGGCAACCTCGTCACGATTTCGGAGGGCAGAGTATGGGCGGTCGTTGACGAGGCGCCCGGTCGTGTGGCCACCTCGGCGATGACGGGTTCCCTCGCCGAACACATCGGTGTCGTGATGGGGCGCATGCACCGCGTGCTGGCCGCGTATCCGCTGCCGAAGCGTGTTCAGCAGTCGCGTTGGCGCGCTGGTGCCATTGAGGACGCGGTCGCGAAGTGCGACAGCGTGATGGCCATGGCCCGGAGGCAGGGACAGGACGATCTCGGGCAACTGCGGGTCGACCTCGATCACCGGCGTGAGGACGTGCACGGTCATGTCTGCCGACTGCGCGAGCAGTTGCCCGACGCGTTGGTGGAACAGGCTCTGCACGCGGACCTCACCCGTACCAACCTGATCGTCCTCGCCAATGCCGTCACCGGCGTCATCGACTTCCGCTGCGCGACCGGAATGCCGGTCTGGGAGTTGGGCCGGGCGGCGTTCGACCCGCGCACCGTCGCCAACAGCCCGGACTGGGCTGCCTGCGCGCTGGCGATGTTGAGGGCATACCACGCGGAGAACCCCGGCCTCCCATTGGCGGAAGTGCAGTCCTGCGCCAGGGTCGCGCTCCTGTACATGCTGTTCAGCTTCTACGGCGCCACGACGGCCGAATACGACCTTCCGCAGGAAGCCGAAACGGACCTGAAGCAGCACTGGAGCGAGAGACAGACCACCATCCGCCGCCTGCTGAACCACATGGGCGACCTCGACGACGCGTTCGCCCGCCTCGGGGCGGACGGAGGCGGCACGTGA
- a CDS encoding ABC transporter ATP-binding protein: MTTAAKSAQKAAPSEDAEVSDEELRFAIPGDRRIEAANAITSRSMARRLPQLIRRALALGWQVDRNAVIALLVVQVLSGVLEAFGLMATTGAIKPLIASQHISSDQLTHAAPSLAVLTGAIGLRALLGIASSSLSARLAPRISREAELKLLVAATKAELSAYDNPGYNDRWDAADRGVEVSRDLLTQTQYILAASASLIASACVLTAVHPVLLPLLVLAALPKGVASVRAARISYIASLATSKDRRLLGMLRWYLVDKQTADQVRSGTMAPFLLDKYRTAGARIDRTTDQATWRAARISLVGGATGGLAHAVVWAALVLLVSAGQISVAALGTAFLALGRVSAGLDGIVGYGAQLFRTGMYLDDWADFIDEAGGHRIDRGTRKPTGPTVVRAENVTFKYPSADRPAVSDVSLEVRRGEVVALVGENGSGKTTLSKLLSSLYLPDDGAITWDGADARELDAHAAWERVAVVPQSYANWPLSARENITLGQPTKEGDAAVLAAAHAAGADEVVDGLRNGLNTLLAKEWWGGQELSGGQWQRIALARAFHRPAGLLVLDEPTAALDPRAEHRIFTGLRRLAADRAVVLVTHRLTNVAIADRIVVLAKGRVVQDGTFDELLAQRDGLFRELWDLQNERTGRVPAPTVSVEVVSPDQHALF, translated from the coding sequence ATGACGACCGCTGCGAAAAGTGCCCAGAAAGCCGCGCCGTCCGAAGACGCGGAGGTATCAGACGAGGAGCTGAGGTTCGCCATCCCCGGCGACCGCCGTATCGAGGCCGCCAACGCCATCACCAGCCGCTCCATGGCTCGTCGTCTACCCCAGCTGATCCGCCGCGCCCTCGCGCTGGGCTGGCAGGTGGACCGCAACGCGGTCATCGCCCTGTTGGTCGTACAGGTCCTCTCCGGGGTGTTGGAAGCGTTCGGACTGATGGCCACCACCGGAGCGATCAAGCCGCTGATCGCCTCCCAGCACATCAGCAGTGATCAACTCACGCACGCCGCACCGTCCTTGGCAGTGCTGACCGGGGCCATCGGTCTGCGCGCTCTTCTGGGCATCGCCTCGTCCTCGCTGTCGGCCCGGCTGGCGCCCCGTATCTCCCGCGAAGCCGAACTCAAGCTCCTTGTTGCCGCGACCAAGGCGGAACTCTCCGCGTACGACAACCCCGGATACAACGATCGGTGGGATGCGGCCGACCGTGGCGTGGAAGTCTCCCGGGACCTCTTGACGCAGACCCAGTACATCCTCGCGGCGTCGGCATCGCTGATCGCCTCCGCGTGCGTCCTGACCGCCGTGCACCCGGTGCTGCTGCCGCTGCTCGTCCTTGCCGCGCTGCCGAAGGGTGTGGCCAGCGTGCGAGCGGCCCGCATCAGCTACATCGCCTCACTCGCGACTTCGAAGGACCGTCGACTGCTGGGGATGCTGCGCTGGTACCTGGTCGACAAGCAGACCGCCGACCAGGTCCGCTCCGGCACCATGGCCCCGTTCCTGCTTGACAAGTACCGCACGGCCGGCGCGCGGATCGACAGGACGACCGACCAGGCCACCTGGCGCGCTGCTCGGATTTCCCTGGTTGGCGGCGCCACGGGAGGCCTCGCCCATGCCGTGGTCTGGGCGGCCCTGGTTCTGCTGGTGTCCGCCGGTCAGATCTCGGTCGCCGCCCTCGGCACTGCGTTCCTCGCACTGGGGCGTGTCAGTGCCGGGTTGGACGGCATCGTCGGCTATGGCGCCCAACTCTTCCGTACCGGCATGTACTTGGACGACTGGGCCGACTTCATCGACGAAGCCGGCGGCCACCGCATCGACCGCGGCACCCGGAAGCCGACTGGCCCCACGGTCGTGCGCGCCGAGAACGTCACCTTCAAGTATCCGAGCGCCGATCGTCCAGCCGTGAGTGACGTATCCCTGGAAGTCCGGCGGGGCGAGGTCGTCGCCCTCGTGGGTGAGAACGGTTCTGGCAAGACCACGCTCAGCAAGCTTCTGTCTTCGCTGTACCTCCCCGACGACGGAGCGATCACGTGGGACGGCGCCGACGCACGGGAGTTGGACGCGCATGCAGCCTGGGAGCGGGTCGCCGTCGTACCGCAGTCCTACGCGAACTGGCCCTTGTCAGCACGGGAGAACATCACCCTGGGTCAGCCCACCAAGGAGGGAGACGCCGCCGTACTCGCCGCAGCCCACGCGGCGGGCGCCGACGAGGTCGTCGACGGTCTGCGCAACGGCCTGAACACCCTACTCGCCAAGGAATGGTGGGGTGGACAGGAACTCTCCGGCGGGCAGTGGCAGCGGATCGCGCTCGCCCGAGCGTTCCACCGCCCGGCCGGGCTCCTGGTACTGGACGAGCCGACCGCCGCCCTCGACCCGCGGGCCGAGCACCGCATCTTCACCGGCCTCCGCCGCCTCGCCGCTGACCGGGCCGTGGTCCTGGTTACCCACAGGCTCACCAACGTGGCGATCGCGGACCGCATCGTTGTCCTGGCCAAGGGACGCGTCGTCCAGGATGGCACCTTCGACGAACTCCTCGCCCAGCGCGACGGGTTGTTCCGCGAACTGTGGGATCTGCAGAACGAGCGCACGGGACGCGTCCCCGCCCCCACCGTGTCGGTTGAGGTCGTCTCGCCGGATCAGCACGCCCTCTTCTGA
- a CDS encoding AAA family ATPase, whose translation MHFTTAPNARESARTRPGIAWLGSDNWDDYGFKTVFQLRCYNGSRGVNVGAVKIGSFGMEPGRTSLPKHFEALEPGFFSLGIDESYYATLRDEFDDETRLAVLSGLHDVAYDAELFEQARNEPVMRESLLRGIDADTVRTQYRRIVNGGPTLSRFLIRYRQEALSERAPTLTIELTVDPEKNPPSNIHAVIGSNGVGKTRLLHNIAQTTLTPRGMRRHSSLEDRLDHRQHPFTNVVYVSFSAFDSQGPHQVSKAPNRVGDSVDYQYVGLKTTDGAGVKSYAALGSEFAECTQRCVEDHPAKARRWSDVLTKLEETDPLFHDLEITRLARAQDRPDPEQVFDGLSSGHKIVLLTLARLVQHTTERTLVLIDEPEGHLHPPLLSTFVRTLSELLKDRNGIAIIATHSPVVLQETPREAVWALRRAGDDLRVDHPEIETFGENVGVITREIFGLEVRRTGFNRLIQSLADGGMSFEDILNEFDDQLGAEGRALARSATRRREGGR comes from the coding sequence GTGCACTTCACTACGGCGCCCAACGCGCGAGAATCAGCGCGCACTCGTCCCGGCATAGCCTGGCTCGGAAGCGACAACTGGGATGACTACGGGTTCAAGACAGTCTTCCAATTGCGTTGCTACAACGGTAGCCGGGGCGTCAACGTCGGTGCAGTGAAGATCGGCTCCTTCGGCATGGAGCCCGGCCGGACTTCCCTGCCCAAGCACTTCGAAGCCCTCGAGCCAGGGTTCTTCTCCCTGGGGATCGATGAGAGCTATTACGCCACGCTCCGTGACGAGTTCGATGACGAGACGCGCTTGGCCGTCCTCTCCGGTCTGCACGATGTCGCCTACGACGCCGAGCTCTTCGAACAAGCACGCAACGAGCCCGTCATGCGGGAATCGCTGCTGCGCGGCATCGATGCCGATACGGTCCGTACGCAGTACCGCAGGATCGTCAACGGCGGACCCACACTCTCGCGCTTCCTCATCCGCTACCGGCAGGAGGCGCTGTCCGAGAGAGCCCCGACACTCACCATCGAACTGACGGTGGACCCCGAAAAGAACCCTCCCAGCAACATCCATGCGGTCATCGGAAGCAACGGCGTAGGCAAGACGCGCCTGCTGCACAACATCGCCCAGACCACACTCACCCCACGCGGCATGCGGCGCCACAGCTCGCTGGAGGACAGGCTCGACCACCGCCAGCATCCCTTCACCAACGTCGTGTACGTATCGTTCAGTGCATTCGACTCCCAGGGCCCGCACCAGGTCAGCAAAGCTCCCAACCGCGTCGGTGACAGCGTCGACTACCAGTACGTCGGCCTGAAAACGACCGATGGCGCGGGAGTGAAGAGCTACGCGGCTCTGGGCTCCGAGTTCGCGGAGTGCACACAGAGGTGCGTGGAGGATCACCCCGCGAAGGCTCGCCGCTGGAGCGACGTCCTGACCAAGCTCGAAGAGACGGATCCCCTCTTCCATGACCTGGAGATCACGCGGCTCGCGCGCGCCCAGGACCGGCCGGACCCCGAGCAGGTCTTCGACGGACTCAGCTCGGGACACAAGATTGTCCTGCTGACCCTGGCCCGGCTGGTGCAGCACACCACCGAACGCACCCTCGTCCTGATCGACGAACCGGAGGGCCATCTCCATCCCCCGTTGCTGTCGACGTTCGTGCGAACCCTGTCCGAGCTGCTGAAAGACCGCAACGGCATCGCGATCATTGCCACGCACTCGCCCGTGGTGCTCCAGGAGACCCCGCGTGAGGCAGTCTGGGCCCTGCGTAGGGCGGGCGATGATCTGCGCGTCGATCACCCTGAGATTGAGACGTTCGGCGAGAACGTCGGAGTGATCACCCGGGAGATCTTCGGATTGGAGGTGCGCCGCACAGGGTTCAACCGACTGATCCAGTCGCTCGCCGATGGCGGCATGTCGTTCGAGGACATTCTCAACGAATTCGATGACCAGCTGGGCGCTGAAGGGCGAGCACTGGCCCGCTCCGCGACCCGCCGCCGCGAAGGCGGGCGCTGA
- a CDS encoding phytanoyl-CoA dioxygenase family protein, which produces MVTITAEQRTAFRQQGFVVIPEVLSAEQIAEGRELVAALLEQQPHADDYVGPYFLWPRFAAEGHQLLDFYRETGVGDLAGQLLGSDLDVQDPDFAQVATTIPPWPHRPGGPHVDGLTPTEPDGRPGSFSLLAGVWLTGHDHRHRGNLWVWPGTHLRFGQYLAERGADALARVEEMNPGPYPKIELGEPRQAVGPAGSVLFAHYLLAHNIGGHDGVADEGRRETLYYRLHASGHRERWREVVTNPLAEFRSSEAMQRSG; this is translated from the coding sequence ATGGTGACCATCACCGCTGAGCAGAGGACCGCGTTCCGCCAGCAGGGGTTCGTCGTGATTCCCGAGGTTCTCAGCGCCGAGCAGATTGCCGAGGGGCGCGAACTGGTCGCGGCGCTGCTGGAGCAGCAGCCTCACGCCGACGATTACGTCGGACCGTATTTCCTGTGGCCGCGCTTCGCCGCGGAGGGCCATCAACTGCTTGACTTCTACCGGGAGACGGGCGTGGGGGACCTCGCCGGCCAGCTGCTGGGTTCGGATCTGGATGTGCAGGACCCTGATTTCGCGCAGGTGGCCACCACGATTCCGCCCTGGCCGCATCGGCCAGGTGGCCCACACGTCGACGGCCTGACGCCGACCGAACCGGACGGACGTCCCGGGTCCTTCTCGCTGCTGGCCGGCGTGTGGCTCACCGGCCACGACCACCGGCACCGGGGAAACCTGTGGGTGTGGCCGGGCACCCATCTACGATTCGGTCAGTACCTCGCCGAACGCGGCGCCGACGCTCTCGCGCGCGTCGAGGAGATGAATCCGGGCCCGTATCCGAAGATCGAGCTCGGCGAGCCGAGGCAGGCGGTCGGTCCCGCCGGCAGCGTCCTGTTCGCCCACTACCTGCTTGCTCACAACATCGGCGGCCACGACGGCGTGGCCGACGAGGGGCGACGCGAGACGCTGTACTACCGGCTCCACGCCAGCGGTCACCGGGAGCGATGGCGGGAGGTCGTCACCAATCCGCTCGCCGAATTCCGCTCATCAGAAGCAATGCAGAGGTCAGGCTGA